The Hyla sarda isolate aHylSar1 chromosome 2, aHylSar1.hap1, whole genome shotgun sequence genome includes the window ATCACCTGGGTCTGACCTCTGAGGtctcaggttatagagcagcagTTATGCTTGCGCATTaccactccattcattgtctatggcatCTGCTGGAGATAGCTCAATACAGTGCTTGCCTCTGGCAGCTGTCATATAGAATGGAGGGAGAGGTGGTCACATGTGTGCATTGCAGCTCCATTCTTATAGGAGACTTGGATACCCATTTATGAGGGGGGTTCCAGAGGTTGGAACTCCTGAGCgattagttaaccccttaaggactcagggtttttccgtttttgcactttcgttttttcctccttaccttttaaaaatcataaccctttcaattttccacctaaaaatccatattatggcttattttttgcgttgccaattctactttgcagtaacattagtcattttacccaaaaatgcacggcgaaacggaaaaaaaaatcattgtgcgacaaaatcgaaaaaaaaacgccattttgtaacttttgggggcttccgtttctacgcagtgcatatttcggtaaaaattacaccttatcattattctgtaggtccatacggttaaaatgataccctacttatataggtttgattttgtcgcacttctggaaaaaatcataactacatgcaggaaaatttttacgtttaaaaatgtcatcttctgacccctataacttttttatttttccacgtacggggcggtatgaggactcattttttgcgccgtgatctgaagtttttattggtatgatttttgttttgatatgactttttgatcactttttattcatttttttatgttataaaaagttaccaaaatacgcttttttggactttggaatttttttgcgcgtacgccattgaccgtacggcttaattaatgatatatttttatagttcggacatttacgcacgcggcgataccacatatgtttatttttatttttttttacactgttttattttttttatgggaaaaggggggtgattcaaacttttattagggaaggggttaaatgacctttattaacacttttttttaacttttttttttgcagtgttataggtcccatagggacctataacactgcacacactgatctctcatcctgatcacaggcgtgtattaacacgcctgtgatcagcattatcggcgcttgactgctcctgcctggatctcaggcacggagcagtcattcgtcgatcggacaccgaggaggcaggtaagagccctcccggtgtccgatcagctgttcgggacgccgcgatttcaccgcggcggtcccgaacagcccgactgagcagccgggatactttcagtttcactttagaagcggcggtcagctttgaccgccgcttctaaagggttaataccgcacatcgccgcgatcggcgatgtgtggtattagccgcgggtcccggccgttgattagcgccgggacccacgcgatatgatgcgggatcgcggcgcgatcccgcttcatatcgcgggagccagcgcaggacgtaaatatacgtcctgcgtcgttaagggtttaaaggggtactccgcccctggacatcttatccacgTCCCAGCGaccagacccctgcaatcagacatcttatcccctagagtacccctttaaccctattcTGTAAAGCATACATACCTTCTAATGGTGGGACAACACTGTTAAGCTGCCCATACATTTTAGATCTCCCAATTCCCCCATACACAAGGCCTGGCCAATTGTGCATGTATCCTGAAAGAGAAGGAAAGGTGCTGTTAGATACCTCTGGCAGCAGCCTATTTCCCTGAGAACAAGAGGACCGGACATGCCGAAATTTAACATTCCCAATTGTATCTCTAAAGACCCTGAGAGTAAGGCCAAAACAAGGCAACCAATGCATGATTTTGACGGCATTGAATGTTACATTTCGGCCACATGTACAGTAGCTGACTGCTTGCATGGCTGAATCCTAAGTTTATGGggatctttaaatgggcactgtcagatacaaaaacttttgatatgttgtaaagcattcaAAAAACAGTAGGTTATGCAATTGCTCtctttagaacattttcagtatttcatactgaaaaagccagtcaaacaactgccccccctgcctgcttggacacatactagtcctgctgtgtccgtgcttcatcacctatgtcatggacacacttccttgattgacagctgtgagtgcagggctcacagctggaggaaaaacccTCTCACTGTCAACTTGTTTCCCGCTACTTTCAGTGaggaaaagctgggagttgtagttttgctaatgctaggggagatgtgagcagacagcatactgagggagggggcggagacccgcacagtgaggccacaccccctccctttgagagaaattcagactagtaagctaaattaaaagtgtaaaaaaataaataaataaaggtgctagacccaTACAAATTAgatttacatggtcaggattaggtactgagtgatatataaaattttttttttttttttgttggatctgacgggtacgctttaagcctATTAAATAGGCAGAACCAGAGTATTGGCACAACCTGAGTTCTCTTGTCTGCTGTTGCATGATTGTCCATCAAAATGTAAGTGACTTAAGTCTTATTGTCACTGAAACACATAAATCAATGGcagaaaagtaaaacattttttttttaatttctaggAGGCATCATGAATGAAGTGTCGGTCCTTCGCCTGCCAGTAAAGGAGGATGTAAATGAAGTGATCCATGGCTTGGAAGGGGCAGCACTCAAACACAGTGATAGCCGTCTGCCTTTTCAGGTAATGGGAAATAATACCATAAGTAATATCTGTTTGAGCTTCTTTCCCATAATCACTCTGACTGCAAAATAAATGTGTATCAGTTGAAAAAAGATACTTTACCTCTACGAGTATCTTGAATTTGTTTTTACCCACATTGAAAATGATGTTGACTATCAAGGCTGCATTCTATCCTCACTGTTTCCTATGATGTCTTCACAAAAATAAGGTTCATATTAGAGCTTATGCAATGTCTGTCAGTCTATTAGGCTCTCTTTACATCTGGTTATGGAttgtttttttaatggaggtcacaACGCAGGCGAGACATTCTCTATTACAGACACAAGGGTTCTGAGGTGGTGCCCAGTGTCTTGAAAGGAAGAATAGTGCACCATGCAGTCCTATGGCTTTTCTCAAATCTATGCTACTATGTGCATGTCTTCTCAGCAGGGAGAGGAGAATAGTCCACTAGCAACGCACCTCTGTCTGCAGTTTATCTCCCTTGAGAACAAAAAGACCAGGCACTGAAATTCAACATTGTAAACTCTTGCACAATCATCCACCCATACAAATATGCCAGTAATCCAGTTCCATTGAAATTATTTGTGTTGGTACCTTAAGAGGTGGTTATTTACATAATTGGGGAGAGTTTTTAAATCTTGTACAAAGGCAGTTTCCCCCTATGAACTAATCAGATTCCAGTTTTGGGCCCATTAAAATTAATCTTTCCTTGTCCATGCCTACTTCAAGCATTGAGTTAGCTTTAAATGGTCACTATCGTTTCAAAAAACTTCCCTCCTTGTGATAGCCTATGTGATTCCTAACACATCTGTAAATCAATTCATATTCCAAAAGGATTCTTTACCCTAGAAACACTTTTCTAAAGCCTTGGCCACTAAGTGTCTCTTTTTCCTGCAATCttctgtccactgcctgttgttagggttaaaggggtgctccgcccctagacatcttatcccttatccaaaggatagggaataagatgtctgatctcggctgcagcaccccgctatcattactgcacagagctaactcgctccatgcgtaatgacgggcaatacaagggccggagcatagacttgtattgagaagGGTACTGATGCGTCCACCATTACCTCAACACGTGTTTTGTTCCTCGTCAGGATCTCACATACAGGGCGAAATATAATCCCCCTcataattttcaaaatcaaaatttttaaaagtctcatttaggctaagtttccacttggtttttattgtgtcttttttacaaaaaaaatgccaaaacgccccccccccccccatggtgttttttcattgaaaaaacgctgcagccagatgttagctgtaaatcaatgagaaattgcaaaattatttttccactttgcgtttttcagtttggcatttttataatccttttggcgttgTTTTACTctttgatggagataccttttttaataaaattttgtagggtatcattaaaaagaaattataaaaaagatacagtagtaatggaaaaaattgtatttatagaaatgtatcttttttataacaaaatgttattaatttttaaacagggatcaatttatgtgggcgggcagggcactaaaaatgtagccgacaatgataaaaatgtagtgtgtgtgtttttcactttagtGAATCAGTACTACTACTCGCAagggggagtagtagtacctgaattaattgacagatcgccccgggtgtcctTTCTGACACCccttgcgatcgtcctgtataatgtatagatgcggccggctgttcttctctggtcccctgcactgccgtatatatacacatattcatatttcccgtaaagagctgtgattggccagacagttccagccaatcacaactaactctatgtgggaaatatgaataggtgtatatacatcagtgcaggggaccaaagaaaagtggccggtgtgaggtgcaaatTTGCGCCTCGTGCAGACTTGCTTCTGCCCCTCCTCTCAGCTCTCCAAAGATTTCCGAAGTTAGAGCTGGGTGGGAGGGCAGAGCGAAGACAGAGCAGGTGGAGAGAGCAGGTAcatgcccccctccccttcctctgccttcggaggacgcaggtctgcacaggagaaagaacacagagcaggggagagaggacgtacacgcCTCCCTCATCTCCCATCCCTGAGCTCTGCCTGTGTTCTCTGAACgggaggatgacaaagtgcacAGGCTGTGGATTTATAGACTTTATGGCTGGGGACTAAAGCTGGGGATGATCTCGAtgtgtgaaagggggggggggaatacttcaCAGACTGGTGATAATTCCTAtaatgtgctgtgtataactctgcacgggctgtatatatatatttgtgtactgtgtataactcTGTACGGGCTGaacatatattagtgtgctgtgtataacacaGGTTTCTTTGAACTGCAAGGGGGAGGACGAACTGCACGTGCTGTTTTCTGatttttcatggggtgttcattagtCCCATAAAGAGGACacagaaatgaatggggtttgtacaggacatgaacatcactgtatgaaccctgttcagcgttcatacagggacatagaaatacacagtattcatacagggaagcagaaatgcacggggttcatacaggaaagcagaaaagcacggggttcatacagggacataaaaatgcacggggtccatacagggaagcagaaatgcacggggtccatacagggaagcagaaatgcatggggtccatacagggaagcggaaatgcacggggttcatacagggaagtagaAAGGCACTGTAGGAAACACATGCGTAACCCACCCATATAAgcctacccttagggtacgttcacaggagcggacccacagcgtattttacactgcagatccgccgttgaagaaccgctgcatggtggctttacatgtgcctgctcggaacgGCAATATGCAGCTTTGTGCGAGTTGTTGCGCATGCGTGGTGTCCTTTCACAAACCGCGggtgctccccctgctccatgagctaggcagagagcagctgcaatgtgcgagtatactgtgcatgcgtgctgcgactcgcacattgcagtgtgtctgctcgtagctgcaTATTGCCGCTTCGAGCACGCACATGTAAAGTCACCAttcaggggtccttcagcggcggatccgcagcgtaaaatatactGTGGGTCtgcttgtgtgaacataccctaagggagtACCTGCTGCTGGTTTGAGTGGTGGTTGGTGTTTTGCGGCAGATTTTTCACAGCAGAAAAACACCTGTGAAACATTAGCTGCAGAAACCCACAGCGAGAAACTGACGGGTAATCCATCCTTGTGAATGTATCGTTTATAGTAAATTGTTCCTAATGCTTTCTCCTCTCTGCACTTCTTTTAGATCTTCCCAGACCCTTGTGAAGAAGAAGAGGTCCCAGTGAAAATGAGAGGAAGATTGCCTTCCATTGTGGTGGAGCCAACAGATATAATAGATGTGGAAAGCGGTGAGCTGAGATGGCCACCAGAGTCTGcaagaagagaaagagagaagggtgAACATGATGGAGAAAAAGCAGAAGAAGGTATCTAATTTTATCAACTAAAAACCTATTGTCTCACTGCTGTAGGTCACATGTGTACATTGTTATTTCCCTAAGAATTTGACAAATGCTGTAGAAATGTTTTGTTAGCTTATAAATCAATCCTATATAATATGGCCTTCAAAGGTGGTCACCTTAAACTTAAAATTTTGATATTGGAATAGGACCTTGAAAGGATACTGAACTTAGTAGAAAGCTTATAATATTAAACTTAAAATATAAATGCTAATATAAATCACATACAGTAATGTATTTCCTacaaagaagggaaaaaaaaaaaatgcccacaaaTCCGcaaacacagtgggggagatttatcaaaacctgtccagaggaaaagttgctgagatgcccatagcaaccaatcagatcacttctttcatttttaaataggcctatgaaaaatgaaagaagcgatctgattggttgctatgggcatctcagcaacttttcctctggacaggttttgataaatcccccccagtgttctttaagaaatattttttatttatgaaagGTGTACTGCAGTGTAGGACGATTTATCCCCtagggcagtgatggcgaacctatggcacgcgtgctacaggtggcacgccgagccccctctgagGGCACGTGGCCATAGTTCGCCATTAgcccattcgggacatccctgtgttccgaaagatctttttgggacacaaggatgccccagttacctttctgcggccccacgttaactttaaaatcgcaggggccgctgggaggtagtgcaagcagggacgtcactgatgtcccatgtgtgagcccatagcaacagcagagcggagcaatgcagcgaggaggaggacacacgtgcatggtaagttacctgtatgtaCGTCATCTTCAGCGTTCCGAcgaccgctcctccggtcccgggacctactgctatggcatgtaggccatagcagtagactgtgaccccagaccggaggagcggttgtcggaacactgaagtggggcagtacaaaggcatacagcctccagccatacactgtatatggctgaacgctgtatgtctgtgggggagctatcctgcacataatgtgggggggaactataccgtacccaatgtggggaactatactgtacctaatgtgggggaactatactgcacctaatgtgggggaactatactgccaacctaatgtgggggaactatactgccaacctaatgtgggggaactatactgccaacctaatgtgggggaactatactgcacctaatgtgggggaactatactgccaacctaatgtgggggaactacaacctaatgtggggggaactatactgctcctaatgtgggggaagtatactgcacctcatgtgcggggaactacaacttaatgtggggggacttatactgccagcctaatgtgggggaattgtgctgccaatctaatgtgggggaactataaacaataaattaaaaaaataaaagtttggatcattgaactctgctgttgtgttcttcttttaaatcaaaatatattaattagttatggcaactgtatgagttgttttttctaaacttaaacctcagtattctgatttaattgc containing:
- the LOC130358639 gene encoding uncharacterized protein LOC130358639 isoform X1, which produces MKFIIQTRYFGSIFFIVEVQKLRFIQYVKVFYGGGIMNEVSVLRLPVKEDVNEVIHGLEGAALKHSDSRLPFQIFPDPCEEEEVPVKMRGRLPSIVVEPTDIIDVESGELRWPPESARREREKGEHDGEKAEEEDKDQPPVIPSWWTRGNRITDKIKEATEDPEPEQK
- the LOC130358639 gene encoding protein LBH-like isoform X2, which translates into the protein MVVTKDNGQTRGIMNEVSVLRLPVKEDVNEVIHGLEGAALKHSDSRLPFQIFPDPCEEEEVPVKMRGRLPSIVVEPTDIIDVESGELRWPPESARREREKGEHDGEKAEEEDKDQPPVIPSWWTRGNRITDKIKEATEDPEPEQK
- the LOC130358639 gene encoding protein LBH-like isoform X3, translated to MNEVSVLRLPVKEDVNEVIHGLEGAALKHSDSRLPFQIFPDPCEEEEVPVKMRGRLPSIVVEPTDIIDVESGELRWPPESARREREKGEHDGEKAEEEDKDQPPVIPSWWTRGNRITDKIKEATEDPEPEQK